One window of the Streptomyces sp. NBC_00259 genome contains the following:
- a CDS encoding SpoIIE family protein phosphatase — translation MVDRAAGALSLPDDWPAHPDLSLALNRMGSFDWDLDSGLMHLDQPALDVFDTPADAYDGRPETLASRFPRGESTRLDGLVSQALKDGSTSYGAYFRIRCRDGTLRWTHTQGSILRDTAGRPHRIIGIVRDATQELADSTARVELDAERRRQTSVVESTTAALAHARTVKDVIDVLKDSHGMEHLGATSLVMGLLEAGRIRLVAEGPEGSFVPGTRYTRVDEQYPMSEVIRTLAPRFIESKEDFATSYPRLWPHISGLGITSAAYMPLIAQARPIGALGLLYREKTGFTTEERNLLVALGSSIAQSLQRAVLFEQEHDLAEGLQQAMLPRRIPSVPGAQIAVRYRSARLGRDIGGDWYDVIPLPGGRVGAIIGDVQGHDTHAAAVMGQLRIVLRAYAAEGHTPATVMARASVFLHELDTDRFATCIYAEADLTTGVVQMVRAGHIDPLLLGADGDCRRLPVDGGLPLGLSAEFGRLEYPVATLELDPGQTLLLCTDGLVEQPGADLDDGMQLLTVMIRGGPKNLQLLADRLCEEVDERGGEDDVAILLLRRHGAYAPRSGGRLQQHVAQNDPEALSSGRHMIRAAVRAWGAAERSDEIELAADELITNALMHTDGGAIVTARVLPGPERRLRVEVEDSSSALPRRREAGESGVSGRGLMLVDRLADVWGVESRGSGKCVWCEFAVPGRAAAGRPPELPDGNPM, via the coding sequence ATGGTTGATCGGGCAGCGGGTGCCCTGTCGCTTCCCGACGACTGGCCCGCCCACCCGGATCTGAGCCTGGCCCTCAACCGCATGGGCAGCTTCGACTGGGATCTCGACAGCGGGCTGATGCATCTGGATCAGCCCGCTCTCGACGTGTTCGACACGCCGGCCGACGCCTACGACGGACGCCCGGAAACGCTCGCCTCCCGCTTCCCGCGCGGAGAGTCGACCCGGCTGGACGGGCTGGTCTCGCAGGCCCTGAAGGACGGCAGCACCAGCTACGGCGCGTACTTCCGCATCCGCTGCAGGGACGGCACGCTGCGCTGGACCCACACCCAGGGATCGATCCTCCGTGACACTGCGGGCCGCCCCCACCGCATCATCGGCATCGTCCGTGACGCGACCCAGGAGCTCGCCGACTCCACCGCCCGGGTCGAACTCGACGCGGAACGCCGCCGCCAGACCAGCGTGGTCGAGAGCACGACCGCGGCGCTCGCGCACGCCAGAACCGTCAAGGACGTCATCGACGTACTGAAGGACTCGCACGGCATGGAGCATCTCGGCGCCACCAGCCTGGTCATGGGCCTGCTGGAGGCCGGCCGGATCCGTCTGGTCGCCGAGGGCCCCGAAGGCTCGTTCGTACCGGGCACCCGCTACACCCGGGTCGACGAGCAGTACCCGATGAGCGAGGTCATCCGCACCCTCGCGCCCCGCTTCATCGAGTCCAAGGAGGACTTCGCCACCTCCTACCCCAGGCTCTGGCCGCACATCAGCGGGCTCGGCATCACCTCGGCCGCCTATATGCCGCTGATCGCCCAGGCCCGCCCCATCGGCGCCCTCGGTCTGCTGTACCGGGAGAAGACCGGCTTCACCACCGAGGAGCGCAATCTGCTCGTCGCGCTCGGCAGCAGCATCGCGCAGAGCCTTCAGCGGGCCGTCCTGTTCGAGCAGGAGCACGATCTCGCCGAGGGGCTCCAGCAGGCGATGCTGCCGCGCCGGATCCCGTCCGTGCCCGGAGCGCAGATCGCGGTCCGCTACCGCTCCGCCCGTCTCGGCCGCGACATCGGAGGCGACTGGTACGACGTGATCCCGCTGCCCGGCGGACGCGTCGGCGCGATCATCGGCGACGTCCAGGGCCATGACACCCACGCCGCGGCGGTCATGGGGCAGCTCCGCATCGTCCTGCGCGCGTACGCCGCCGAAGGGCACACCCCGGCGACCGTGATGGCGCGCGCCTCCGTGTTCCTCCACGAGCTCGACACCGACCGCTTCGCGACCTGTATCTACGCGGAGGCCGATCTGACCACGGGCGTCGTGCAGATGGTCCGCGCCGGGCACATCGACCCCCTGCTGCTCGGCGCCGACGGCGACTGCCGCCGCCTTCCCGTGGACGGCGGGCTGCCGCTCGGCCTCTCCGCCGAGTTCGGCCGGCTCGAGTACCCCGTCGCCACCCTCGAACTGGACCCGGGGCAGACGCTGTTGCTCTGCACCGACGGGCTCGTCGAGCAGCCGGGCGCCGACCTCGACGACGGAATGCAACTGCTCACGGTCATGATCCGCGGTGGCCCCAAGAACCTCCAGCTGCTGGCCGACCGGCTCTGCGAGGAGGTCGACGAGCGGGGCGGCGAGGACGACGTGGCGATCCTGCTGCTGCGGCGCCACGGCGCGTACGCCCCGCGCAGCGGCGGACGCCTGCAGCAGCACGTCGCCCAGAACGATCCCGAGGCGCTCAGCTCCGGCAGGCACATGATCCGGGCCGCGGTACGGGCCTGGGGTGCGGCGGAGCGGTCCGACGAGATCGAGCTGGCGGCCGACGAACTGATCACCAACGCGCTGATGCACACGGACGGCGGTGCGATCGTGACCGCGCGGGTGCTGCCGGGGCCCGAGCGGCGGCTGCGGGTGGAGGTCGAGGATTCGTCCAGCGCACTGCCCAGGCGCCGTGAGGCGGGGGAGTCCGGGGTCTCGGGCCGGGGGCTGATGCTGGTGGACCGGCTGGCGGACGTCTGGGGTGTGGAGTCGCGCGGCAGCGGCAAATGTGTGTGGTGCGAGTTCGCCGTCCCGGGCAGAGCGGCCGCCGGACGGCCACCGGAACTACCGGACGGTAACCCTATGTAA
- the glgC gene encoding glucose-1-phosphate adenylyltransferase, with the protein MRGGPSVLGIVLAGGEGKRLMPLTADRAKPAVTFGGTYRLVDFVLSNLVNGDILRICVLTQYKSHSLDRHVTTTWRMSGLLGNYVTPVPAQQRLGPRWYLGSADAILQSLNLVHDEQPDHIAVFGADHVYRMDPRHMLKQHIDSGAGVTVAGIRVPRADASSFGVISPAADGTRVERFLEKPADPPGLPGDPDRVFASMGNYVFTTKVLVDALHRDAEDPRSVHDMGGSILPMLTERGMAQLYDFDGNHVPGESAAEHGYWRDVGTLDSYYEAHMDLIAERPGFSLENRRWPIYTHPGQLPPARFCAGGIASESVVSPGCVIRGQVTRSVLSPGVTVGPGAVVQGSVLHDNVRIGRGAVVRGAVLDKNVEVPAGATIGVNPERDQELYTVSKGGVIALGKGQRVL; encoded by the coding sequence ATGCGCGGTGGACCTTCGGTGCTCGGGATCGTACTGGCGGGAGGGGAGGGCAAACGGCTGATGCCGCTCACCGCCGACCGTGCGAAACCGGCGGTCACCTTCGGCGGCACGTACCGGCTCGTCGACTTCGTCCTGTCCAACCTGGTCAACGGGGACATCCTGCGGATCTGCGTACTGACCCAGTACAAGTCGCACTCCCTGGACCGCCATGTCACCACCACCTGGCGGATGTCCGGCCTCCTCGGCAACTACGTGACGCCCGTGCCCGCGCAGCAGCGGCTCGGTCCGCGCTGGTACCTCGGCAGCGCGGACGCGATCCTGCAGTCCCTCAACCTGGTCCACGACGAACAGCCCGACCACATCGCCGTCTTCGGCGCCGACCACGTCTACCGCATGGACCCCCGCCACATGCTGAAGCAGCACATCGACAGCGGGGCCGGGGTCACCGTGGCCGGGATCAGGGTGCCGCGCGCCGACGCCTCGTCGTTCGGCGTCATCAGCCCCGCCGCGGACGGCACACGGGTGGAGCGCTTCCTGGAGAAGCCCGCCGACCCTCCCGGCCTGCCCGGCGACCCGGACCGGGTGTTCGCCTCCATGGGCAACTACGTCTTCACCACCAAGGTCCTCGTCGACGCGCTGCACCGGGACGCCGAGGACCCTCGGTCGGTGCACGACATGGGCGGCTCGATCCTGCCGATGCTCACCGAGCGCGGGATGGCGCAGCTCTACGACTTCGACGGCAACCACGTGCCGGGGGAGAGCGCGGCGGAGCACGGCTACTGGCGCGACGTGGGCACCCTCGACTCGTACTACGAAGCGCATATGGACCTGATCGCGGAACGCCCCGGATTCAGCCTGGAGAACCGCCGCTGGCCCATCTACACCCACCCCGGCCAGCTGCCGCCCGCCAGGTTCTGCGCGGGCGGGATCGCGAGCGAGTCGGTCGTCAGCCCCGGCTGTGTGATCCGCGGCCAGGTCACCCGGTCCGTGCTCTCCCCCGGAGTGACCGTCGGACCCGGCGCCGTCGTGCAGGGCTCGGTCCTGCACGACAACGTGCGCATCGGGCGCGGCGCGGTGGTACGCGGAGCCGTCCTCGACAAGAACGTCGAGGTGCCGGCCGGCGCCACGATCGGCGTCAATCCGGAGCGGGACCAGGAGCTGTACACGGTGTCGAAGGGCGGGGTGATAGCCCTCGGGAAGGGGCAGCGGGTGCTGTGA
- a CDS encoding DUF1990 family protein, which yields MGTMKKNGEDHPMTSTEGLNYPQAGATRLGPLPDGYHHLHHRTRIGRGRPAFETAGAAVTSWRMHRASGARVDASTTRAEPGSAVEVSLGIGPVRFRAPCRVIWTAYERDRTGFAYGTLTGHPERGEECFVVEFGDDGSVWFTVMAFSRPDRWYTRLAGPLVPLLQRLYARRLGATLRRLAAEADTGGTGGPRWSGSRHPSTG from the coding sequence ATGGGCACGATGAAGAAGAACGGAGAGGACCACCCCATGACCTCCACCGAGGGGCTCAACTACCCCCAGGCCGGAGCCACCCGCCTCGGCCCCCTGCCCGACGGCTACCACCACCTCCACCACCGCACCCGTATCGGCCGCGGCCGCCCCGCCTTCGAGACCGCCGGTGCCGCCGTCACCAGCTGGCGGATGCACCGCGCCTCGGGCGCGCGCGTGGACGCCTCCACCACCCGAGCCGAGCCGGGCAGCGCCGTGGAGGTGTCGCTCGGCATCGGACCGGTGCGGTTCCGCGCCCCCTGCCGGGTGATCTGGACCGCGTACGAGCGCGACCGCACCGGCTTCGCCTACGGCACCCTGACCGGCCACCCGGAGCGCGGCGAGGAGTGCTTCGTCGTGGAGTTCGGGGACGACGGCTCCGTCTGGTTCACCGTGATGGCCTTCAGCAGGCCGGACCGCTGGTACACCCGGCTCGCCGGACCCCTCGTACCGCTCCTGCAGCGCCTGTACGCCCGCAGGCTCGGCGCCACGCTGCGGCGCCTCGCGGCCGAGGCCGATACTGGAGGTACCGGAGGTCCGCGATGGAGTGGTTCACGGCACCCGAGTACTGGCTGA
- the glgA gene encoding glycogen synthase, whose translation MRVGLLTREYPPDVYGGAGVHVEFLARELRALTDLDVHCWGEGPANGAVRHTALAGLDGANDALRTFSVDLSMAAALAGREVVHSHTWYANLAGHLAKLLYGVPHVVTSHSLEPLRPWKAEQLGGGYALSGWAERTAVEAADAVIAVSHGMRADILDCYPALDPARVHVVHNGIDTTLYRPDPSTDVLRGLGIDPARPYVLFVGRITRQKGVPHLLRAARALDPAAQLVLCAGAPDTPEIGAEFRELVDELGRARDGVLWIPGMLPRPDVVQLLTHAAVFACPSVYEPLGIVNLEAMACGTAVVASAVGGIPEVVEDGLTGLLVPYDARHPQGFETGLTEALNRVLDDPATARRMGEAGRRRAVTTFGWDQVARRTYEVYERTLKSD comes from the coding sequence ATGAGGGTGGGACTGCTCACACGCGAGTATCCGCCGGATGTCTACGGCGGCGCCGGAGTTCATGTGGAGTTCCTCGCCCGTGAGTTACGGGCACTGACCGACCTGGATGTGCACTGCTGGGGCGAGGGCCCGGCGAACGGGGCGGTCCGGCACACCGCCCTCGCCGGGCTCGACGGCGCCAACGACGCCCTGCGCACCTTCTCCGTCGATCTGTCGATGGCCGCGGCGCTCGCCGGCCGTGAAGTCGTCCACTCCCACACCTGGTACGCGAATCTCGCCGGCCATCTCGCCAAGCTGCTGTACGGCGTCCCGCACGTCGTCACCTCGCACTCGCTGGAGCCCCTGCGGCCCTGGAAGGCCGAGCAGCTCGGCGGCGGATACGCCCTCTCCGGCTGGGCCGAGCGCACCGCGGTCGAGGCGGCCGACGCCGTCATCGCCGTCTCCCACGGCATGCGCGCCGACATCCTGGACTGCTACCCGGCCCTCGACCCGGCCAGGGTCCACGTCGTCCACAACGGCATCGACACGACCCTCTACCGGCCCGACCCCTCGACGGACGTGCTGCGCGGCCTCGGCATCGACCCCGCGCGCCCCTACGTCCTGTTCGTCGGCCGCATCACGCGCCAGAAGGGCGTCCCGCACCTGCTGCGCGCCGCCCGCGCCCTCGACCCCGCCGCCCAACTCGTGCTCTGCGCCGGCGCCCCCGACACCCCCGAGATCGGCGCCGAGTTCCGTGAACTCGTCGACGAGCTCGGCCGTGCCCGGGACGGGGTGCTCTGGATCCCCGGCATGCTGCCGAGGCCGGACGTGGTCCAACTCCTCACCCATGCCGCGGTGTTCGCCTGCCCCTCCGTCTACGAGCCGCTCGGCATCGTGAACCTGGAGGCGATGGCCTGTGGAACCGCCGTCGTCGCGTCGGCCGTCGGCGGCATACCCGAAGTCGTCGAGGACGGCCTGACCGGGCTGCTCGTACCGTACGACGCCCGGCATCCGCAGGGCTTCGAGACGGGGCTCACCGAAGCCCTCAACCGGGTGCTCGACGACCCCGCGACGGCACGGCGGATGGGCGAGGCCGGCCGGCGGCGCGCGGTCACCACATTCGGCTGGGACCAGGTGGCCCGGCGTACCTACGAGGTGTACGAGCGGACGCTCAAGTCGGACTGA
- a CDS encoding DUF6777 domain-containing protein: MFVRSPMYRRYAGPAVLSAGLSAALLVTGCSSLTDQGQSGSVPTQEIRLQPAAEPGPDPFTPSTATATAVSRQLPAPRASASGEGSGTVRSIRTVLGSTPGLYGGTRSVASCDVEQQIRFLVGDPGKGQAFTEGVGVSQEDMPAFLRGLTPVVLRADARVTSHGYRDGVAQRRQAVLQAGTAVLVDEHGSPRVRCASGSPLASPVVTAGAQNEQGKPWPGYDRDRVVVITRAAQVIDNLVIVDLAGNSWMERRSGSDGEADQNPQVPPSYDPGLHVTEVPPGPQPAGPDSPSAPPPSPDAASPQPTPPGTVGPGVPTSPTRGPDGPGAGIVPDADPPADPGGAGQDPGGQGIDPGGAGQDDSGLLISPDSGGALPPGGVDGSGQGAGSGDGGGGNPDGGPDVILPDAPMPDGVGSFPEPQADGDGSLQG, encoded by the coding sequence ATGTTCGTGCGCTCACCGATGTATCGCCGGTACGCCGGGCCGGCAGTGTTGTCGGCCGGTCTGTCGGCCGCGCTGCTGGTCACGGGTTGCAGCAGCCTGACGGATCAGGGCCAGTCCGGTTCGGTCCCCACGCAGGAGATCCGTCTGCAGCCCGCCGCGGAACCGGGCCCCGATCCCTTCACCCCATCGACGGCCACCGCCACCGCGGTGTCCCGGCAGCTTCCCGCGCCGCGGGCCTCGGCGTCCGGCGAGGGCTCCGGCACCGTCCGGTCCATCCGCACCGTTCTGGGCTCCACGCCCGGACTGTACGGCGGCACCCGTTCGGTCGCGAGCTGTGACGTCGAGCAGCAGATCCGGTTCCTCGTCGGCGACCCGGGCAAGGGGCAGGCGTTCACCGAGGGGGTCGGCGTCAGCCAGGAGGACATGCCGGCGTTCCTGCGCGGGCTCACTCCCGTCGTGCTCCGCGCCGACGCCAGGGTGACCAGCCACGGCTACCGCGACGGCGTCGCCCAGCGCCGCCAGGCCGTCCTGCAGGCCGGTACCGCCGTCCTGGTCGACGAGCACGGCTCGCCCCGGGTGCGCTGCGCCTCCGGCAGCCCGCTGGCCTCGCCGGTCGTCACCGCGGGGGCCCAGAACGAGCAGGGCAAGCCCTGGCCGGGCTACGACCGCGACCGCGTCGTCGTGATCACCCGTGCCGCCCAAGTGATCGACAACCTGGTGATCGTCGACCTCGCCGGCAACAGCTGGATGGAGCGCAGGAGCGGCTCGGACGGCGAAGCGGACCAGAACCCCCAGGTGCCGCCCTCGTACGACCCCGGACTCCATGTCACCGAGGTCCCGCCCGGCCCCCAGCCGGCCGGGCCGGACAGTCCCAGCGCGCCGCCGCCGAGCCCCGACGCCGCCAGCCCGCAGCCGACGCCTCCGGGGACGGTCGGTCCCGGTGTACCGACCTCCCCGACCCGCGGCCCCGACGGGCCCGGCGCGGGCATCGTGCCGGACGCCGACCCGCCCGCCGATCCGGGCGGCGCGGGCCAGGATCCGGGCGGTCAGGGCATCGACCCGGGCGGCGCCGGCCAGGACGACAGCGGTCTGCTCATCTCGCCCGACTCCGGTGGTGCGCTCCCGCCGGGCGGAGTGGACGGTTCCGGACAGGGGGCCGGCTCCGGTGACGGCGGAGGCGGCAACCCCGACGGCGGGCCCGACGTCATCCTTCCGGACGCCCCGATGCCCGACGGCGTCGGAAGCTTCCCGGAGCCGCAGGCCGACGGGGACGGGAGCCTCCAGGGCTGA
- a CDS encoding lipase maturation factor family protein — MEWFTAPEYWLSRLVFQRALATVYLVGFVGAALQFRALIGERGMLPVPEYLRYATMRRAPGLFQLHYSDRFFACCAWAGAALSAALLAGAADRLPLWTAMLWWAALWALYLSIVNVGQTWYAFGWESLLLEAGFLAIFLGNERAAPPVLVLWLLRWLLFRVEFGAGLIKIRGDECWRRLTCLYFHHETQPMPGPLSWFFHRLPGPLHRVEAGANHVTQLLVPVLLFTPQPIATAAAGMIALTQLWLVLSGNFSWLNWLTIALALSAVDFSPLTGPHPLPAPPLWYEVLVIAVTVLVLALSYHPVRNLLSRRQAMNRSFDPLHLVNTYGAFGTVGRVRFEVVVEGTDERVLRPGTVWREYEFHGKPGDVRRLPRQFAPYHLRLDWLMWFAALSPAYARPWFGGFVERLLDNDRDTLRLLRRNPFPDAPPLYVRARLYHYEFTTWRQLRATGAWWQRRHVRDFLPPTRLSTTDAGADAGTDVSTDRA; from the coding sequence ATGGAGTGGTTCACGGCACCCGAGTACTGGCTGAGCAGACTGGTCTTCCAGCGGGCGCTGGCCACCGTGTACCTCGTGGGCTTCGTCGGTGCCGCCCTGCAGTTCCGGGCGCTGATCGGTGAGCGCGGCATGCTGCCGGTACCCGAGTATCTGCGGTACGCGACGATGCGGCGGGCGCCGGGCCTGTTCCAACTGCACTACTCGGACCGGTTCTTCGCGTGCTGCGCCTGGGCCGGGGCGGCGCTGTCGGCCGCGCTGCTCGCCGGCGCGGCCGACCGGCTGCCGCTGTGGACGGCGATGCTGTGGTGGGCGGCTCTGTGGGCGCTGTATCTCTCGATCGTCAACGTGGGGCAGACCTGGTACGCCTTCGGCTGGGAGTCCCTGCTGCTGGAAGCGGGATTCCTCGCGATCTTCCTCGGGAACGAGCGCGCGGCGCCGCCGGTACTGGTGCTGTGGCTGCTGCGCTGGCTGCTCTTCCGGGTGGAGTTCGGCGCCGGGCTGATCAAGATCCGTGGCGACGAGTGCTGGCGCCGGCTCACCTGTCTCTACTTCCACCACGAGACCCAGCCGATGCCGGGCCCGCTGAGCTGGTTCTTCCACCGCTTGCCGGGGCCGCTGCACCGGGTGGAGGCCGGGGCCAACCACGTGACCCAACTGCTCGTCCCCGTACTCCTCTTCACCCCGCAGCCGATCGCGACCGCGGCGGCAGGCATGATCGCCCTGACCCAGCTGTGGCTGGTGCTCTCCGGCAACTTCTCCTGGCTGAACTGGCTGACGATCGCCCTCGCCCTGTCCGCCGTCGACTTCTCCCCGCTCACGGGACCGCATCCGCTCCCCGCCCCGCCGCTGTGGTACGAGGTCCTGGTGATCGCGGTGACGGTGCTCGTCCTGGCCCTCAGCTACCACCCGGTGCGCAATCTGCTCTCCCGGCGGCAGGCGATGAACCGCTCCTTCGACCCGCTGCACCTGGTGAACACCTACGGGGCGTTCGGCACCGTCGGGCGGGTCCGGTTCGAGGTCGTCGTGGAGGGCACGGACGAGCGCGTACTGCGCCCCGGCACCGTGTGGCGGGAATACGAGTTCCACGGCAAACCCGGTGACGTCCGCAGGCTGCCCCGGCAGTTCGCCCCGTACCATCTGCGCCTCGACTGGCTGATGTGGTTCGCCGCCCTCTCGCCCGCGTACGCCCGGCCCTGGTTCGGCGGCTTCGTCGAACGACTGCTCGACAACGACCGTGACACGCTGAGGCTGCTGCGCCGCAACCCGTTCCCCGACGCGCCGCCGCTGTACGTCCGGGCCCGGCTGTACCACTACGAGTTCACGACGTGGCGGCAGCTGCGCGCCACCGGGGCCTGGTGGCAGCGGCGCCACGTGCGCGACTTCCTGCCGCCGACCCGGCTGAGCACGACCGATGCCGGCGCCGATGCCGGCACCGATGTCAGCACCGACCGGGCGTAA
- a CDS encoding YndJ family protein produces the protein MRTALVNVIVMLGMLVIVPFGLRLVAPPAPVLLRRLWPLLAVPGAVALWLPRGPAATALASVYALATMALALHAPARLRRTRSLAPAEIAVLTALVTPAVAGVALVAERSGHELFGFDLEILALTVPHFHFAGFAAALVAGLVCRSADGPTGRFAALSVPVGTLLVLAGYFVDDWAELAGALVLTAGMWAVALLTWRDVRRSSAERLIRALLGVSAAVLVATMLLALSWALGEATGLPHPDLTWMAATHGLGNALGFALCSLLAWRRLKETTAWAR, from the coding sequence ATGAGGACCGCGCTGGTCAACGTGATCGTGATGCTGGGCATGCTGGTGATCGTTCCGTTCGGGCTGCGCCTCGTCGCCCCGCCGGCCCCGGTACTGCTGCGCAGGCTGTGGCCGTTGCTCGCCGTCCCCGGCGCCGTGGCTCTGTGGCTGCCCCGCGGCCCCGCCGCCACCGCCCTGGCCTCGGTGTACGCCCTCGCCACCATGGCGCTCGCCCTGCACGCCCCCGCCCGGCTGCGGCGCACCCGCTCGCTCGCCCCCGCGGAGATCGCCGTACTGACGGCCCTGGTCACGCCGGCCGTCGCCGGTGTCGCCCTGGTGGCCGAACGCTCGGGCCACGAACTCTTCGGCTTCGACCTGGAGATCCTGGCGCTGACCGTGCCGCACTTCCACTTCGCAGGCTTCGCCGCCGCGCTGGTGGCAGGCCTGGTATGCCGGTCGGCCGACGGTCCCACCGGCCGCTTCGCGGCGCTCAGCGTCCCGGTCGGCACCCTGCTGGTGCTCGCCGGCTACTTCGTCGACGACTGGGCCGAGCTCGCCGGGGCGCTGGTGCTGACCGCCGGCATGTGGGCCGTCGCCCTGCTGACCTGGCGTGATGTACGCAGGAGTAGCGCCGAACGGCTGATTCGCGCGCTGCTGGGGGTGTCTGCGGCCGTTCTGGTGGCGACGATGCTCCTCGCACTGAGCTGGGCCCTGGGCGAAGCCACCGGCCTGCCCCACCCCGACCTCACCTGGATGGCCGCCACGCACGGCCTCGGCAACGCGCTGGGCTTCGCGCTCTGCTCGCTCCTGGCCTGGCGACGACTGAAGGAGACGACCGCATGGGCACGATGA
- a CDS encoding SDR family NAD(P)-dependent oxidoreductase — protein MTVTDDSLEYGPGIDPERLAVCLGVLEELDRLEVDHPDAIMVRRATAGIYRTVKQRRRQERRAAKTAHDKSVTEATATGSAERIDDETQGLLPSSSVAGEIAGILQRPRSCYICKTRYIEVDAFYHQLCQKCAAENRARRDARTDLTGRRALLTGGRAKIGMYIALRLLRDGAHTTITTRFPNDAIRRFKAMPDSDEWIHRLKVVGIDLRDPAQVVALADSVAAEGPLDILINNAAQTVRRSPQAYSELVVAESAPLPAGELPAAEVIGTFGSGGVDRMAALPAPRSEGLTAQDVTELALVPGSASLARIEAGTAIDAGGLVPDLHDTNSWIQTVSEVDPVELLEVQLCNSTAPFILISRLRPSMAASAAKRKYVVNVSAMEGVFSRGYKGAGHPHTNMAKAALNMLTRTSAQEMFESDGILMTAVDTGWITDERPHPDKIRLAAEGFHAPLDLVDGAARVYDPIVRGEDGEELFGCFLKDYAPANW, from the coding sequence ATGACGGTGACAGACGACAGCCTGGAGTACGGCCCCGGCATCGACCCGGAACGCCTTGCCGTCTGCCTGGGCGTCCTGGAGGAGCTCGACCGGCTGGAGGTCGACCACCCCGACGCGATCATGGTGCGCCGTGCCACCGCCGGTATCTACCGGACCGTGAAGCAGCGCCGCCGCCAGGAGCGCCGGGCGGCCAAGACGGCCCATGACAAGTCGGTCACCGAGGCCACCGCCACCGGCTCCGCCGAGCGCATCGACGACGAGACCCAGGGTCTGCTGCCCTCCTCCTCCGTGGCCGGGGAGATCGCCGGCATACTCCAGCGCCCGCGGTCCTGCTACATCTGCAAGACCCGGTACATCGAGGTCGACGCCTTCTACCACCAGCTGTGCCAGAAGTGCGCCGCCGAGAACCGCGCCCGCCGTGACGCCCGCACCGACCTGACCGGACGGCGCGCCCTGCTCACCGGCGGCCGCGCCAAGATCGGCATGTACATCGCCCTGCGGCTGCTGCGCGACGGCGCGCACACCACCATCACCACCCGGTTCCCGAACGACGCGATCCGCCGCTTCAAGGCGATGCCGGACAGTGACGAGTGGATCCACCGCCTCAAGGTCGTCGGTATCGATCTGCGCGACCCGGCGCAGGTCGTCGCGCTCGCCGACTCGGTCGCCGCCGAGGGCCCGCTGGACATCCTGATCAACAACGCCGCCCAGACCGTACGCCGCTCTCCCCAGGCCTACAGCGAGCTGGTCGTCGCCGAGAGCGCCCCGCTGCCCGCGGGCGAGCTGCCCGCCGCCGAGGTGATCGGCACCTTCGGCAGCGGTGGCGTGGACCGGATGGCCGCCCTGCCCGCGCCGCGGTCCGAGGGGCTCACCGCCCAGGACGTGACCGAGCTGGCGCTGGTCCCCGGCTCGGCGTCGCTCGCCAGGATCGAGGCGGGCACCGCCATCGACGCCGGCGGTCTCGTCCCCGATCTGCACGACACGAACAGCTGGATCCAGACGGTCTCCGAGGTCGACCCGGTCGAGCTGCTCGAAGTGCAGCTGTGCAACTCCACCGCGCCGTTCATCCTGATCAGCCGGCTGCGCCCGTCGATGGCCGCCTCGGCCGCGAAGCGCAAGTACGTCGTGAACGTCTCCGCCATGGAGGGCGTCTTCAGCCGCGGCTACAAGGGCGCAGGCCACCCGCACACCAACATGGCCAAGGCCGCGCTGAACATGCTGACCCGCACCAGCGCCCAGGAGATGTTCGAGTCCGACGGCATCCTGATGACCGCGGTCGACACGGGCTGGATCACGGACGAGCGCCCCCACCCGGACAAGATCCGGCTGGCGGCCGAGGGCTTCCACGCCCCGCTGGACCTGGTCGACGGCGCGGCCCGGGTCTACGACCCGATCGTGCGCGGTGAGGACGGCGAGGAGCTCTTCGGCTGCTTCCTCAAGGACTACGCGCCGGCCAACTGGTAA